Genomic window (Bacillus vallismortis):
CGATGCTTACGTCTAATAGATGAGATGCTTTTTTCTTGTTTTACTGAATTGTTTGAGTGGTTTTTCATAGCGATCTATGATGTCATCTATAGAAGTGCCATTTTTAATTTCTGTTTTGATCCAACCGTTGCCTGCCAGTTTATCAAATGAACCTGTTGCTAGGAACTCAAAATCCTCAGGATAGAGGTCGTGTATTGTTTTAATGAGTGAAAGGCCTGTTCTAACCGCTTCAAACTTTTTTCGGTCTGTCACATAGAGCTGAACACCGTGGCAAAGCATTCCCTGATGTTTAGAAAATGTCGGCGTAAAGGAAGCTGCCCTGAATGTGACGCCTGGCAGATGGAGTCTGTTTAATGTTTCTGCAAGTTCTGTGCTTTTGATAAAGGGAGCCCCAATCAATTCGAATGGCTTTGTTGTCCCCCGCCCTTCGGATATATTTGTTCCTTCAATCAGTCCGGTTGCAGGATATACAAATGTGCTCTCTACCGTCGGCATGTTAGGTGATGGGAGGACGAAAGGCAGTCTGGTGCCGTCAAAATCCATTTTCCGTTTCCAGTGTTTCATTTTTACCACTGTCAGTTCGGCATCAATGTCAAATTCCTTGTTGAACAGCAAAGCCAATTCGCCTATTGTCATTCCGTGCTTTAGCGGAATGGGATACAGTCCGACAAATGAGGCGTACTCAGGCTCTAAGACTGGTCCTTCAATATGATCCCCGCCTTGAGGATTCGGTCGGTCCAGCACCATAAAAGGAATGCCATTTTCTTTAGCGGCTTCCATAGCGTATGCCATTGTATAAATGTACGTGTAGTAACGGGTCCCGACATCCTGAATGTCAAACATAAGAACATCGACATTTTTCAGCATCTCTGGAGTCGGTTTCCTCGTTTTTCCGTAGAGGCTGTATACGGGAATCCCGGTTTTTTCGTCAATGTAAGAGCCTACTGTGTCTCCCGCCTGAGCATCGCCGCGGACGCCGTGCTCTGGGCCGAATAAAGCTGTCAGTTTAATATCAGGGTTTTCGTGAAGAATATCGACACTGCTTTTCAGAGATGCGTTTACGCCGGTTGGATTGGTGATTAATCCGATTCGTTTTCCTTTGAGCTGTTTTTTATAAACTGGCAAAAGCGTGTCTATGCCGGTCTGGACTTTAGGTTTTTTAGCCGTTTGATTCTTGGCATCGGGTGATGCTGAGGCGGCTGTTATCGTTCCAAACATGATGAGCCCTGTGAGAAAAGCAAATATTGTTTTTCTCATGAGTTCCTCCTTATGAAAACGGTTTTCCCGTTTTGATATTTAATCCGTAGCCATATGGATAAAGGATGTCTCCCGGTTTCGTGACTGACGGAATGTCAACTGGGAGTGTGCCTTTAGGTTTTGCCTGACCGAATATCGCCATAACTCCAGCGGGAATATTAGGTTGAAGATAACGGCCATTCGCGTATCCTTTAAAGCCATAGACAGCAATGAGCGCCTTCGCTTCCTCAAAATTGGCAGCATCATATGGGTTGCGCAGGCTCATTAAGACAAATGGCTTGTTGTGCTGCAGTGCGGCTTTCATGACAACTCTCGGAAATACAGTGGTCCATTTGCTTGAATCTGATATGGTGTCGTCGATGACACCGTCGTTGACGACAGGGTCATTTTTCACGACGTAGGAGCCGGTAATGATATAATCAGCCTCTTTTACTTGTTTTTCATGCTTGGCATTAAATACTTGGTTGGCAAAATTAATTTTGCTGAGGGACACGGGTTTGATTTTCTTTCGCTTGATGAGATCACGAATGGTTTGTTCAATTGAAGCGGTTTGTTCTTCGTAAGGCGCGATAATTAAGATTCTGCTGTCTTTTTTAGGTTTGAACGGCAAGGTGCGCTGTTCATTTTTTAAAACGGTCACTGCTTTTTCGGCTATATTTTTCTCTGCTTTCAAGTGACGCTTGCTTCCTACGATTTTCTGGGCTTTGGCTATTTTTTCTTTTATGCTGTCGTCATGTCGAGCTGGATACATACCGCGTTTTATTTTCAGGGAAATGATTCTTTCAACCGATTTGTTGATTTGTTGTACAGGAATGTCACCGTTGTTCACGGCTGATTTTAAAGCTTGAATAACACGGGCGAATTTCTGTTCTTCTTTCAGAGAAGTAACTGAGGCAGGCATTAATGCAATATCGACGCCCGCTTTTACAGCCATGACCACAGCCTCTTCCTGTCCGAAATGATCTGCGATTGCTTTCATATTGAGGGCATCGGTAACGATGACGCCGTCAAATCCCATTTCCTGACGAAGAAGACCGGTCATCACCTTTTTCGAGAGTGTAGCCGGAACCAGAATGTCCGATCCATCGAGTTTGCTTTTGTATGTGGTGCCATCAAAGGCAGGAAATTGAACGTGAGCTGTCATCACCATATCAGCACCGGCATCAATGGCTCTTTGAAAAGGATAGAGCTCGATCTCACGAAGGCGTTCTTGGCTATGGGGAACGAGAGGCAGTCCGTAATGGCTGTCAACGTCCGTGTCTCCATGTCCCGGGAAATGTTTGAGGGCAGAGGCTATATCTTGCCGCTGCAAACCTTTCATCGTGTATAAACCGAGTCGTGCTGTCAGTTCTCGATTGGAGCTGAATGACCGTACGCCGATGACCGGATTATCAGGATTATTATTAATGTCCATGACAGGGCTGAAATCTGTATTAATGCCTAAGGCTGAAAGCTCTTTTCCAATGATGGTGCCAGTCTGATAGGCATTGATTCTGCTTCTGGCTGCACCCAGTGCCATATTCCCCGGGAAATTAGTCCCCTCTCCTAATCTCGTTACGATGCCCCCTTCCTGATCAATACTTAGCATGAGAGGGATTTTGGGGCTGGCTTTTTGGTAAGCGTCTGTCAATTGAACAGTTTGTGTTGTTGTTTTTACATTTTCCGCAAAAAGGATGACGCCGCCGAATTGATATTTCTTGATGAGGCTAGCGACTTCCTTATTCATTTCTGTAAAGGCTTGTGGAGAAGACTCGCCCTCCTTTTGCCAATTTCTGAAATCAGGCATCAGCATCTGGCCGAGTTTTTCATCTAACGTCATGCGATTGACAAGCTGCTTGGCGTTGGGTGAGCTGTTGGATGAAGCAGCTTTTGCTTGGCCGGCGCCGAGAAAACATGAAAGAAAGAGAACGGCTGAAAGGATAAGCGGAAAGACAGGTTTCATAGAAACTTCCTCCTATCGTCGAATCATTTATTCCATCGCTTCATAAATCGCGGTAATGATGCTCCCGTAACTGCCTGTTGGAAATTGATCACCCTCAAACACGTTAGGATTTTCCTCTGGATCAGCAACGGGCGAATGCTTTTTGTTTGTTAACAATGCGATGCCTAAATTGTAAGTTGGATCAATGATCGTAACTGTCCCTGTCCAGCCGGTATGCCCGTAAGCACTTTCGCTGGCATAGGAGCCAAACATCCATTCCATGCTTTTACTGCCGTTTCGCCGCCAGCCAAGAGCGTATGTTGGGTCTGTTGCTGAAGGTGCCGTGAACAGGCCGGCTGTTTTCTGATCAAATAAAGAAACGCTTCGGTATGATCCTTTGTTTAGCATGACTTGCAGCAGAATGGCCATATCATCTGCATTTGAGAACAATCCGGCATGTCCGGACACGCCTCCCATTGAGTAAAATGCTTTTTCGTCATGCACTTCTCCTTGCAGCGTATCTGTACGGATGTTAGGGAAATGAATAAAGAGATCCCGCGTATTGCCCATACGTTCAGTCGCTGCGAACTGCTTCGGTTTAAATCCTTTTTGCAACGGATTGTATAAGGTATGCTTCAGCCCCAACGGCTTGTAAAGTTCTTGCTCCGCATATACATCAAGCGGTTTACCGGTGAGATTTTCGACAATACTGCCGAGGAGCATATATCCTATGTCGCTGTATACGTGTTTTGTCCCTGTTTCATAATCGAGCGGAATTTTCGTTAAATATTCAATCGTTTTATTCCGGTCCTGAGAATAGTACATACCGGCTTTTTCCGGTGAGTAAAAGTAAAAGCTTGCGGGAAGTCCTGATTGGTGCTGCAGGACATCGATGACACGAATTTTGTTTTTTCCTTTTATGAGGTCTCCCGGCTTCTCCTTGAAATCAGGCAAATAAGCAGAAACCTTCTCATAGACGTCGAGTTTTCCTTGGCTGACTAAGCGCTGTAATGCAAAATTCGTTGCATACATTTTTGTATTTGAGGCCAAGTCAAACATCGTGTGGTTTTTCATTTTAACTGGGCGGCGCAGCAGCTCTGATCCTTCGTACTTTTTACTGTAGCCGTACGCTTCTTTTTTAATGATGCGGCCGTCCTTCACGATAACAAGAACGGCGCCTGGAAATCCTGCTTCAACATCCCGTTCTATCATCCGATCAACCTTCCTTAGTTTCTTCGACGAGAATTGTACAGTTTCTGAATTTATGGTTTTCGGCTCAATTTGGTTGTCTGCTGTTTGCGCGAAGGTTTCATTCGACACCAATATAGAAAAGGTTAAAATGGCACTGAATAAGGAAAGTGTCTTTGTTTTCATAGGCTTGCTCCTTTCCATGCTTCTATCCCGTTACTATCCCAAAAACAGAAACCATTTAATCGAACTGAGAAGCCATTTCATCTTTATATCCGAACGCGTAGGTCAATAAAAAGCCGGCCGCGTAGGAAATAAAGAGTCCGATGATATATAGGATAATTTGCGAAGACAGGACGAGAAAGGAAAGCGGCAGCCCGGAGACACCAATGGCAATGGTGGCTACCTGAAAATATGCTTGAAAAGCGCCGCCGATTCCGGCCCCTAAGCATGCTGTTAAAAACGGACGTCCAAGTGGCAGCGTAACTCCGAAGATTAGCGGTTCACCAATGCCGAGAAACCCTGGGGGGAGCCCGCCGGCGATCGCTTTTCTTAATGTTGTTTTTTTTGTTTTGACAAAGATGGCAAAGGCCGCACCTACCTGTCCCGCGCCTCCCATCGCCAGAATCGGGAGCAGAGGATCATTTCCAATTGAATTGATCAGTTCCATGTGCACAGGCGTCAAGCCTTGATGCAGTCCGGTCACGACGAGAGGAAGGAAGGTTGCGCCCAAAATAAAGCCTGCAGCGATGCCGCCGATGTCCAGGATGGACAGAAGGCCGGATGTAATGGCATCAGAAATGAAGCCGCCTAAAGGCATAAATAAAACATACGTTACGATTCCGGTGATTAACAGTGAAACGGTTGGAGTGACAATGATATCAAGTGATTGAGGAATAAAACGACGGATAAATTGTTCGGTGTAAGCGATGAATATGGCTGCGAAAAGAACTCCGATCAGCCCTCCCCTGCCC
Coding sequences:
- a CDS encoding exo-beta-N-acetylmuramidase NamZ domain-containing protein translates to MRKTIFAFLTGLIMFGTITAASASPDAKNQTAKKPKVQTGIDTLLPVYKKQLKGKRIGLITNPTGVNASLKSSVDILHENPDIKLTALFGPEHGVRGDAQAGDTVGSYIDEKTGIPVYSLYGKTRKPTPEMLKNVDVLMFDIQDVGTRYYTYIYTMAYAMEAAKENGIPFMVLDRPNPQGGDHIEGPVLEPEYASFVGLYPIPLKHGMTIGELALLFNKEFDIDAELTVVKMKHWKRKMDFDGTRLPFVLPSPNMPTVESTFVYPATGLIEGTNISEGRGTTKPFELIGAPFIKSTELAETLNRLHLPGVTFRAASFTPTFSKHQGMLCHGVQLYVTDRKKFEAVRTGLSLIKTIHDLYPEDFEFLATGSFDKLAGNGWIKTEIKNGTSIDDIIDRYEKPLKQFSKTRKKHLIY
- a CDS encoding glycoside hydrolase family 3 protein, with protein sequence MKPVFPLILSAVLFLSCFLGAGQAKAASSNSSPNAKQLVNRMTLDEKLGQMLMPDFRNWQKEGESSPQAFTEMNKEVASLIKKYQFGGVILFAENVKTTTQTVQLTDAYQKASPKIPLMLSIDQEGGIVTRLGEGTNFPGNMALGAARSRINAYQTGTIIGKELSALGINTDFSPVMDINNNPDNPVIGVRSFSSNRELTARLGLYTMKGLQRQDIASALKHFPGHGDTDVDSHYGLPLVPHSQERLREIELYPFQRAIDAGADMVMTAHVQFPAFDGTTYKSKLDGSDILVPATLSKKVMTGLLRQEMGFDGVIVTDALNMKAIADHFGQEEAVVMAVKAGVDIALMPASVTSLKEEQKFARVIQALKSAVNNGDIPVQQINKSVERIISLKIKRGMYPARHDDSIKEKIAKAQKIVGSKRHLKAEKNIAEKAVTVLKNEQRTLPFKPKKDSRILIIAPYEEQTASIEQTIRDLIKRKKIKPVSLSKINFANQVFNAKHEKQVKEADYIITGSYVVKNDPVVNDGVIDDTISDSSKWTTVFPRVVMKAALQHNKPFVLMSLRNPYDAANFEEAKALIAVYGFKGYANGRYLQPNIPAGVMAIFGQAKPKGTLPVDIPSVTKPGDILYPYGYGLNIKTGKPFS
- the pbp4b gene encoding penicillin binding protein PBP4B, whose translation is MKTKTLSLFSAILTFSILVSNETFAQTADNQIEPKTINSETVQFSSKKLRKVDRMIERDVEAGFPGAVLVIVKDGRIIKKEAYGYSKKYEGSELLRRPVKMKNHTMFDLASNTKMYATNFALQRLVSQGKLDVYEKVSAYLPDFKEKPGDLIKGKNKIRVIDVLQHQSGLPASFYFYSPEKAGMYYSQDRNKTIEYLTKIPLDYETGTKHVYSDIGYMLLGSIVENLTGKPLDVYAEQELYKPLGLKHTLYNPLQKGFKPKQFAATERMGNTRDLFIHFPNIRTDTLQGEVHDEKAFYSMGGVSGHAGLFSNADDMAILLQVMLNKGSYRSVSLFDQKTAGLFTAPSATDPTYALGWRRNGSKSMEWMFGSYASESAYGHTGWTGTVTIIDPTYNLGIALLTNKKHSPVADPEENPNVFEGDQFPTGSYGSIITAIYEAME
- a CDS encoding PTS transporter subunit EIIC, translated to MSKENNYHHLAKKILELCGGKSNISSYTHCMTRLRITPYDESNTDAHALRELDGVLGVVEAETIQIILGAGIVNHVTAAFSKLVSAEEDIDVKDAAAKKKADINRKNATPFKLFLRKIASVFIPLIPALVASGLITGITKAIIQAEWLSAESQVAIILTVIGSGLFTYLGILVGINASKEFGGTPALGALAGILILNPEIAKIVLFGEQLLPGRGGLIGVLFAAIFIAYTEQFIRRFIPQSLDIIVTPTVSLLITGIVTYVLFMPLGGFISDAITSGLLSILDIGGIAAGFILGATFLPLVVTGLHQGLTPVHMELINSIGNDPLLPILAMGGAGQVGAAFAIFVKTKKTTLRKAIAGGLPPGFLGIGEPLIFGVTLPLGRPFLTACLGAGIGGAFQAYFQVATIAIGVSGLPLSFLVLSSQIILYIIGLFISYAAGFLLTYAFGYKDEMASQFD